GTCGGTCTCGATGCCCGCGTCCTGCAGGAAGCCCGCGACGGTGAGCCCGAAGAGCCACCAGTTGTTGTCCACCGGGGACGGGCCGAGTGCGGGGAGCAGCCAGTCGACGGCGCGCTGCTGCGTGCTGTCGTCGAGGGTGTCCCAGAGCCAGGGGCGGGTGAGGCGCAGACCGAGGGCGACGGAGGCGGATTCGACGACGGCCTGGCGGGTGTCGGCCATCTGCGGCCAGGTGTCGGGGCCTTCGGGCGGGCCCGACGTACCGGCGGCGAGGCCTTCGGCGTACCGGCTGAGGTAGCCGTGCGGGTCCTCGCCCTGCGCTCCGGCGACCCGCAGCGCGGCGAGCAGCCAGGTGCGGGCGTAGCCTTCGAGGCCGTCGGAGCGGGGTCCGGACGAGCTGGGGCGCGAGCCGGGGAGGTCGATGCGGCCGTGGCGGGGCGAGGCGTAGGGGCGCACCGCGAGCAGCAGTTGATCGGCCGCCTGCTCCCAATGGGCACGGGTACGGCCCGTGTACGGACTCGGCGTGGGCATGATGCTCCCCTGGAGGCGGACTTCGGCGTCGCCCGGAATCTTGAACCGCAGATTGATCGAACGTCAATGGGGAAGTAACGAATGATCGAAACTTCCGTCAATCGATCAAACTGCACTAGGGTCTGGCCAGCCGAGCCACCACATCGCGATTTGCAAGGGGACTGCCGCCGTGCGCGAGAGTGCTGCTGAACGTCACGACCGACTTCTGGCCCTGGTACGGGAACGCGGCTCGGCCCGCGTCTCGGATCTCGCCGGCCAGCTGGGGGTCTCCCCCGTCACGGTGCGCCGCGACGTCGAGACCCTGGCCGAGCGCGGGCTGCTCGACCGGGTCCACGGGTCGGTCTCCTGGCCGGAGAACGGGCCCGCCGCCACCGCGTCCGCCCCCGGCGGGGGCCCGGTGATCGGGCTGATCGCGCCCTCGGCGACGTACTACTTCGCCGAGGTCATCCGCGGTGCGCACGAGGCCGCGGCCCGCGCCGGGGCCCGTCTCGTCCTGCGGATCTCGGACTACCGCCCCGAGGAGGACAAGGCGCGCGCCGAGGGGCTGCTCGCCGCCGGGGCCGACGGGCTGCTCATCGCCCCGGCCTGGCGGGGCGCCGAGGACCAGGCCGCGTACGGGGACTGGATGGCCCAGCTGCCGGTGCCCGCCGTGCTGCTTGAGCGCACGCCCGCACCGGGCTCGCCCCTCGACGACCTGGACCGGGTCTGCTCCGACCACCGGCACGGGGTGCTCCTCGCCGTCCGCCACCTGGTCGGCCTTGGCCACGGGACGCCGCTGCT
The sequence above is drawn from the Streptomyces sp. NBC_01465 genome and encodes:
- a CDS encoding substrate-binding domain-containing protein; this translates as MRESAAERHDRLLALVRERGSARVSDLAGQLGVSPVTVRRDVETLAERGLLDRVHGSVSWPENGPAATASAPGGGPVIGLIAPSATYYFAEVIRGAHEAAARAGARLVLRISDYRPEEDKARAEGLLAAGADGLLIAPAWRGAEDQAAYGDWMAQLPVPAVLLERTPAPGSPLDDLDRVCSDHRHGVLLAVRHLVGLGHGTPLLVARADSPTALAVRSGYEEALVTLGLADAPAMIGTSGPEVDPARFEEAMQEVRTAVTEGGVTAALVHNDVDAIHLVQRLSELGVRVPEDLAVIAYDDEVAALGDTPLTAVAPPKRQIGRYATELLVSRLGSVQDDDEPGQHLALLPRLRVRASTTR